The sequence TGTGATGGAGTGTATTACGGTGGATAGTGATTTGGAACAGGAGCAAATGATATTCCGGGTCATGTTCAATACAGCCTTCATAAGATCAAATATCTTGATGGTTAATTGTGACGAAATCGATACACTATGGAATGTTAAAGACCGATTTCCGAAAGACTTCAGAGCAGAGGTATCGATTTATCTTTCTCCTTCTTGAATACATTCAATGCTATAGCAGATTCAATCTGTTTAgaggaattttaatttttttttttttttttttttttgtctgtgGTGAAGGTTCTTTTCTCGGAGATGAATTCTACATCGAGTCCTGATACAGTTGAATTGCTTGGTTTCGAGGAGAAAGGCGGGCTTCCTGTGGAAGCATTTGCTAAAGTTCAAGAGATTTTCAGCAATGTGGACTGGTCAGATACGAGACCTGATGCGGCTTTCAATATGCTCCAGCATATTACGACTCTCAAACAAAATTTGGAATGTGCGTCTCCGAGAAGAACAGATATAGCTAGGGTGCAAGAATCACCGATCGAAAAAGTTAAGTATAGATCAAAACTAAAGGACTTGGAACTCACTAATCGGAATCCTGCATCCTTTTCTCCGTGGGAACAATTTATGCTATCTCCTACACGAGCTCCGAGTACAAATTTGATCAGGGAGAAGATTGAAGCCCAGGACCCGAAAACTACTGAACAAGATGCGAATTCAACTTTAAATTCCATTCAAAAGAAGGCTGATTCCCAGGATAGACAGGTGGCACTTCAACGAACGGCTCAATCAAAGATCATATCTCCACGAGTTTCGAAGAGTTTGCAACCTTCCCCGTTTAATAGCACACCTTCAAACCTCGGCATCTCAGCTTTGTTGCAGGATCATGCCACGTCTAATGATAAGGAAGCCGGGTTACCACCGTCAGCAATTTCATCATCTTCTACCAATGTACAAAGACCTATGCAGATTAATCAGGTGTCTACTTTAAGGCCGTCGCAACCGGAACCAGCTTCCACCTTTTTTTCGGACAAAATTTCTGCTGCTGTTGCTTCTCCTCGACTAATTTCAACCGCAACAGATTCTTCAGAGATATCTTCAGATAGAAGCCACTTATTAAAAAGTTCCGATCTTTCCATCACGAAGTCATCCTCAATTCCTCCTTCCCCTTCCCCTCCTCTCCCTTCCTTTTCGGGTGAATCGCCTTCAGTGGCTGAAAGAGACGAATTGCCAGCAGCTGCAGGAAAAAAGGAATTGCCTTCAGCCACGGACAAGAAATTATTTTCCGCTCCTCCTCCCCCTCCTCCTCCTTGTCCACCGCCTCCACCCTCCTCTAAAATTGTTCCGGGacctccaccaccacctcctcctATATTGGGCCGTGTTAGTGTTGCTTCGGTGCTACCgccgccaccaccaccaccacccttTCCTAGTTCAGCTCAAAAGGGTTCCTCATTAGATAGTCCTAAACAAGGTCCTCCTGCGCCACCGCCTCCTGCTCCTTCTCTGAAAGGTTTATCAAAACCCGGTGGTGCCCCTCTATCATCTGGAGTGGGGAATGGAAATGTGCCTCCAGTTCCTGGACCACCTTCAGGCGGTTCGTTTTTTGCAAAGGGACGTAGCTTGTTACGTTCGAGCCCAAAATCTCTGGGTCAAGCTAAAAAGGCCAACTTGAAGCCCTATCATTGGTTAAAATTAACTAGAGCCATGCAAGGAAGTCTATGGGCCGAGACGCAAAAATCTGATGAAACTTCCAAGTATGTATAGGAACTTCTGTCACTTCATATtactacttatatatatatatgtgtgtatgTGTGTGCGCGCGCGCGTATACAAACACACTAtgattattgttattattattattacttttaACTATTGTTATGTTTTCTCCGTGTCTAGGCCCCCAGAATTTGACATGTTAGAACTTGAGAGTCTTTTCTCAGCGGCAGCGCCAAATACTGGTAGTGGTGGAAGCCCGAAATCGAATCGCCGCAAGTTGAAACCTGATAAAGTTCAGCTGGTATGAGCCTATTATCATTTATTGGTTGCCttctttttttgttctttttcttttattgccATGGTTTtcttagagggcgagccttggcgtaacagtaaacgttgttgtcgtgtgaccgagaggtcacgggttcaagTCTTAGGagtggcctcttgccaaaaaattgactggggaaggcttgcccccaatacactcttgtggtgggacccctacCGGACCCTCGTTTAgcagggacgcgtagtgcaccgccCATGGTTTTCTTGGAGCATTACAAATGAAAATACCAAATGGTTCCTAATTTTCTTTTGAAACGCTTAATAAGTTTCTTGATTGATTGAAATGatgttgaagaaaaaaaaatcacgaGAATAAGGCGAGTCAATAGTCCTTTGTTATCCAAATGCCAGATTGTTGGAACATATTCCAAGTGTATATTAGCTAATGTGTGAGGATTTCCTGCTTGTAAATGAAAACGGTACAAAACCCGCGCTCCTTTTGATATGAAATTTTTCTTGCATCAACGTTTCTGTTCATGCTAACAatagggcggcccggtgcactacgcgtccccgctaagcgagggtccggggaggggtcccaccacaagggtgggcaagccttcccctgccaattttttggcaagaggccgctcctaagactcgaacccgtgatcTTTCGGTCACTCTGTTCATGCTAACAATatgttaaataaattaggaATGTTATAGGAAAAGGAACGGAAAAAGACGTGGAAAGTAATTCAAAGATTAGCATTTGCCTATGTAGATATTCTGAGATAAGATAGTTTCTTAATTCGACTTGTGATTCTCTTAGAGAGACCTTACTAGAGCCCTTTCGTCTTCTTGATTCTTTTTCCCCTTCTATTTGTACCATCTTCTTGATTCTTTTTCCCCTTCTATTTGTATCATTCTCcgtttattttatttcaaaacacaATAGGTTATCTATGAAGTATTCAGCTTTTTGTGTGCGTGTGTGTGCACGTGTGTTGGATGTTGTATACTTCTTAATACAGCtaatttttatttcgtttttCATCGGTGTTCTTTGGTTCTACAGATTGAGCTAAGACGGGCTTATAATTGTGAGATCATGCTCTCGAAGGTCAAAATTCCTATGTCTGAGCTAATGGTATGCTTAACTGTATTTAAGTATGATTCTTGTCTATACTTGTCAAAATAGAACTCGAGGTTGAGCAAATTTAGATTATGGGTCATATTCTTATGGATTTTCGTTGATATGGAGTATGGACTTTAATGTTACATAATGTAAAGTTCAAGgatttttatgacaaaaaatgaaGTTCAGGGGCCATAATATTAGTAGCACTATAATTCAGGAACCATGGATGTATCTTACCCTACTCAATGATGATTTGCAATTTattttggggtaaattacacccgtGGCCCTTCAACTTTGGCCTTACTTTGTTTACGGCCTCTGAACCCCAATATAAAAGTCTCTTATGAAAgtaaacaacctcaaaatgaccTTTGACAGTCTTAGAATGGAAAACtcgaagaattaaagttgtttagaaccacaTTTTCCATGGAAccatgttttttattttccaactcACAATTTTCGGAGTTTTCTCTCCTCACATAACACTTAAATGACCTTAAAACTTAAAAGTTCataaattaaagttgcttaaaatatcatttccatCAGCTCTACAATGGAGGATTACCTgctgtcatggaaccgatttaactaaaagctcaagctgatagttaaagatccacttcatattaatatctgacacacccccacacgcgaaTGCCTACtgggcttgaagcgtgcacAAACACAGGCCCATGTGTTTGTGCACGCTTCAAGCCTAGtgggcatttgcgtgtgggggtgtgtcagctattaatatgatgtggatctttaactatcagctcgaccTTTTGGTTCAAACTGTTTCATGACATGGTTTCATGACACCTGCCATTAGAGTGATAAAAGGTTAAGGGGCTTTTATCTTAGTAAAGCGCAAAGTTCAAAGACTTTTATGTTTGGTTTTGAAGTTCAGGGCCATAAAGAAAGTAAGAACGAGTAGAGCGACCATGAGTGTAATTGATCCTTAAATTCCACAACTTAAATGCTAGAGGTTGTAATCTGTTTAAACCGTTATACCATTTTCTTGCAGAGTTCAGTCCTTGCCTTGGATGATTCAGCTCTAGACATCGATCAGGTTGATAATCTTATCAAGTTTTGTCCGACAAAAGAAGAGATAGAATTGCTCAAGGTATTGAAGAATATTTTCcaattatttgttttattttatagagagcgagccttggcgcaacagTAAACGTTATTGTCGTGTGACCAATAGGAgcagcctcttgccaaaaaaaaattggcaagggaaggcttgccccctcttttttatttgttttatagaaGACATCGCATATATCACCTGTTCATTATATGGTAAGAGTTTTATTATCTTTTGCACCTGTTGATTATTAgtactttttctttgttttaatGCCCAGGGTTATAACGGAGATAAGGAAAACTTGGGGAAGTGTGAACAGGTATCTTTGCAGGATTTTGACACAAAATTTTTGTTTCACATTTATGCTATGCGTTTGCGTTGTGAAGTCCTAGCAATTGGATTCTGCATTTTATACATAGTTATCAAAGGCGCGTTTTAGATGCAAAAGACACTAGTCTCCGGGCATGGTGGCTGAGTAGTTAAAAGGCAGGCTTTGTTTAAGAGACGTGCCCTTGAGTGCACCAATCTGAGCCTAGTGCCTTGCCATAGGTGCAAATTTAGAAGCTACACGGTGTTTTTCCAGAGTTACAAGTTAAAATAGGATGTTTTAATCTCAACCCTTTTCTGTCTATATAATCTACGGTACGGCTGAAATGAAATTAGaataaagagaaataaaaagaaaggaaaagaagatttGAATGACAGAAATatcagggtaaattacatacgtggtgtacaacctttgtcttatttcacactttgttgtacaaccttcaattttgcacacaaaagtgtacaaccttttggtgaccagtaattatgaccggtcaacgcgaagTTACACGCCACGGTCAATTTTGACTTTTATGGAGGTCAAATTGCTGACGTGCCATGTTGActtcgcgttgaccggtcacaattacagGCTGTACACTTTAATGGGAGTTCACCAAAAGATTGTACACTTTTGTGtgtaaaattgaaggttgtacaccaaagtgtgaaataggacaAATGTTGTATACCAcatgtgtaatttacccgaaacATCGTAACCAAGCTGCAATTTTGAAGGAGAGAACCAACCATCACTTGTGATTTCATGCATTTTATCGTTAAGATTATAGACAATTGGATATGATTTAGTATTTAACTATTTGTTACATTTTAGAAATATTAATCGTtgttatttatgatttatatattatttttccttAGTGCATCTTGTGTCACTCAGGCGTGTGCTTGCGCCTAGACCCTAGGACCCCTTGCGtcttgcgcctttaataactatgggtTTTTAGTGTTTTCTGAATTGTCATATACACATCTTTTTCTCTGTGCACTTTGATTTTTAAATTATCACTCCAATTAAATGCCTTACGCGTTTTCATGGCAGTTCTTCTCGGAATTGATGAAAGTTCCACGTGTTGAGTCAAAGCTAAGAGTTTTCTCATTTAAGATGCAGTTTCATACCCAGGTCAGTCGATAATTTAGTTGTTCGTGATGGTTTTATAAAGTTTTACAATGTTATTAATTTGCCTTTATTCCGTACCGAAATCAGGTTTCTGACCTCAGAAAGAATTTGAATGTCGTAAATTCAGCTGCTGAAGAGGCAAGTTCATTCTTCTTTTTTGTTCTCTAGCTTCTTTAAGGCGTAAATTGCAACGACCGTCACTAAAATTTGAGGTCTGTTTCAcaatggtcactgaacttcactTTTGATTTCACTAAAGTCGTTCCGGTCAAGTTGTACAAAAACTCATTGGAATGTTGACGTGACACAAAAGACATACAATTGAATATATGTCATTTAAGCACCATGCCGACAAGGatgtgattttatttttatttttttttaaatgtgacTTGGGATGTGCCATGTGGCACACACGTGGCAGCCACGTCAGCAGTAAAAGTAAGATACATCCTGTTCCATAATATTTGTCTTTTAAGGTTAAGGCATAAGaattaaaaaatgtaattaattttaactaaaaatctTTTTTATCCTTGTATTAATCGCAtccactaattaatttttattattcctaaaataaaaaggcaacttaaataggggtatatttgtTAAAACATCAATTAATGTATATAGATTGAATCAAAACGTCAAATAATATGGAACAAAAAATATTTCTAGAAAGACAAATATTGTGTAACGGAGGGAGTAGTAAACTGTCTTTTGTACCATGTCCACATTCCAATGAGTTTTGTATACAAATTGGTcggaatgattttattgaaatcaaatgtGAAGTTCCGTGATATTTGTGAAACATACCCTAAACTTCGATTACCGTCGCTGCATTTTAGCCCTTCTTTAAGTAAAGGAGTGTTTTTCTTACTTGTTATTCATCTTCGATAATGTGTTCATCATCAGATCAGAAGCTCAGCCAAATTAAAAAAGGTCATGCAAACCATTCTCTCCCTCGGGAATGCTTTGAACCACGGAACTGCTCGGGGTAAGTTGCAAATCCGTTGATTCGAGTCTAGTTATAGAAAGATATAAATTCAGATATATGGTATGCTTGTCTTTACACGTTTTCTACAGTCTCCATCTGAGTTTTCGATTACCTGTTTGTGATATGTATTAGGGTCTGCTATCGGATTTCGATTGGATAGCCTCCTCAAACTCACAGATACACGAGCCCGGAATAACAAGATGACTCTCATGCATTATCTCTGTAAGGTATAATGTTACAACCTGCCTGTCAGCTTTTAATATggagtggacctttaactattagctcgggcttttagttcaaacggttccatgacatggtatcagagccagtgtgACCAAGTGGTCCAGGGTTCGATTCTtggcagccccatttgttgagttatttgcaggacatggtaatttgggcctgtgttgtgcacgcttcaagcccagtgggcattcgcgtgtgggggtgtgtcagatattaatatggagtggacctttaactattagctcgagcttttagttcaaacggttccatgacactGCCCTTATTCGCATACCTAGAAGTGCAGTTTCTGCTCCATAAACTTCTATTGTTGAGAGATGAAACAAATGGGAAAACGGATATAGGAATAACCGGACCGTTTGTTCAATTCCATCTCACATTGTTTACTTGAATCATTGCGGATGATAGCTACTTGAGCTTTCCTAATTGCAAATTATTATCGTTTTGTAGGTACTTGCGGAAAAGCTTCCAGAGCTGCTTGATTTTGCGAAGGACTTAAGGAGCTTGGAGGCTGCATCTAAGGTGCTCTTTTTCGTTTTGTCCGTTTTATGAAAATACCCTATCGACGAATGTTTACCGATAgtttgagtaaattacaccaatggtatcTGAACTGtcataattcacactttggtacctagattacattttgtctcaaaaatatacctgaagtaacgatgaccggacaatttagtatattttatcgGTCAATGGCCGGTCAATGCGAGTTtaacgagtaaattacactaatggtacctgaattttaccctaatttacattttggtacctagatttcattttgtccaaaaaatatacCTCAAGTAAAATGACTCAATATGTTAGTACATTTGACCGATCAGTGATCGGTCAACGCGAGTTTGTCcattttaaatgaaaaattgAGACTCATCATACACTGAGTCCCAATGTTTAGTTGATGTTACtcggtcactaaccgatcaaatgaactaaatttTTTGATCATCTttacttgtgttatgtttttaggttaaaataaaatccaagtgtgaattatggtaaagttcagATACCATTGATATAATTAACTCATCAAACTCGCGTTGATCGgtcattaaccggtaaaatatactaaattgtccggtcatcgttacttcaggtttatttttgggacaaaatgtaatctaggtatcaAAGTGTAAACtaggtaaagttcagataccattggtgtaatttaccccgaTAGTTTACTAAATGCTATAGTTTCTTGCAGATACAATTGAAATGGTTGGCAGAAGAAATGCAAGCCATCAGTAAAGGGCTGGAGAAAGTTATGCAGGAATTGACTGCATCGGAGAACGATGGTCAAGTGTCGGAATTATTTTGCTCTGTAAGTCCGAGCATATGATCTAGTGTATGTTCATTAGCAGATTAATTTCCCATTATATGTTTGGAAACAGATTGATTTAGAGCATCCTTTATCTTCGTGGTGAAGTCGTTCGCTTTTCTGAATGTTTGCAGATCTTGAAAACACAACATTGTTATTGAATTTTTAGTCTCTTTGAAATTTTCAGATGCTGAAGTCGTTCCTTGATTCGGCCGAAAGTGATGTACGGTCCTTGGCGTTGCTTTATTCCTCTGTGGTATGTATGAATCCCTCCTTCCCGCGCGTTTTCATCCTAAAACACACTCATTATCTGACTTTTTCGGATTCGAACGTTTCCAGGGTAGAAATGCAGATGCATTGGCTCTTTATTTTGGAGAAGATCCCGTTCGTTGCCCATTCGAACAAGGTATTCCGACTTCAGCTTAGTCTGGTTCTCTATATTCTAATATTGAGCATTTCAGTTAATGCCCTTATAGCGATCCTGTGTCGAATTTGTTATACGGATAATGCTTTGCCACGTCATGATCCTTCGGGAAATGATGGTTACTTTTGCTTGTCACTCGAAattagaggtggcaatttcgtgtttcgtgtcaaaatcatgttctctcaaatatatgttccatatggttttatatgttataaatgctagaaaaatgattttcgtgtcaatcgggttgtctctgtaaatcgtgttttcgtgtcagaaattgccaccCCTACTCGAAATGCCTGCAATTTAAGCTCTTGATCCCTTGTCTATATGCCTTTAAATCTGTTGCATACTGGTTATTCTGCTGATTTCTAAAACGTCTCGCTCTGTGTTTTCATTCAACAGTCGTGTCTACACTGCTCAATTTCGTGAGGATGTTTGTTCGAGCGCACGGCGAAAACTGCAAACAGCTCGAATACGAAAAGAAAATGGCAGACAATGAAAAGATAAAGATGAACAACGCTTCGAAAAAGGAGTCTGAAAACGAAAAGAAAATGGCAGACAACGAAAAGATAAAGATGAACAACGCTTCGAAAAAGGAGTCCGAAAAGTTGTTGCAGCCTCCTGTCAAGAGTGGGAGTGTTAAATGAATCAAGTCCTGTAAATATATGCCATAGTTTACCTTTTAAAAAACAGAAGAGGTTCTCATTCTCACACAGATAAAAACACGTCAACAACGATTGTGATGCGCGTCGGAAGGACCGAAACACAGCTTAAACGAGACGAATTTTGTACAGAAAAGAAGCATTTTAGCTTGCAACAACAAGAATAAGCAATTGCGGAAATGAAGGCCTTAATGGCAAGGGAGCCTGAATTCGCGTTCTGTTGAGTGTTACTTCGATGTGTGCAGATAACGGTTATATCTATTGGTTTCGGAGCAGAAATGGCGGTGGCACGAAGCCTGCTCGACCGGCCATTAGCAAGTATCTCAAGAATTTTTGGTGTAAAAATATTTTGTAATGTATACCTTGTTTTCCATAACTTATGGACAGTAGGTTAAAAGAAGGTTATATTGGTTGTTTTGTATATTAAAATCTTAGTGATGTAAATGTTTCAATGTAGTTTGTAACTAACAATACATTAATGAGAGATTCAATAGTATAATTAGTGTTCGTTTGGTTCTATTTTTTAGAACGATAAAATCAGAGGTGTTTGTTAAAATTTTGAAACAACTGATTTTGACCGAAAAATCGACCAATATCTATGACCTGTGAGCAACAACAAATAGCAAATAGAAACAGATGAATTATACGgggttttaatgtttttatataGTATTAGGAATGCAATACACGACTTGAGAAAACGATATGAAGCAACTATGAATTGAGGGGATTAATATCTTTTAGTTCGGTTAGGAGTATATATGTTTagggagttcttatattaagcatcaAGTCTTCCTTGTCATTTCGAGGGAGGGATGTAAACGGAGCGGGGCGGGGCGGGGAATGCATTTCTCATCCCCATTTCTCGACTAGTCGGGGATTCTCCATCTCTATCCCCGCGAGTTAAACAGAGACAAATTTGTCTCCATCCCCGAACCATAAGGATCCCCATTCCCTGTTTATAGAAGTTACAACAACTTTTTCCCCGTTCCCCGAGGGGAATCACCGCAAAAATAGTAATGTCTAAAACTTTTAAGAATAAGTAGCTAATAATACCAAACATGAACATCATTCTCAAATtttctaaactatcaaaatctaaaaattgagaacaaccaatcacctaattaaaatgtacATAAACcatccaaaaaaatcaattatcacaGGGAATAGTCGGGGATCTCCCATCGAGGATTAACGGGTCAGGGATGGGGATCCTCACGGGACGGGGATACCTTTCCCCATCCCCGGCATGGGGCCGAAACtatctcatccccatcccatGGGGATTCTTATCGTGGATTCCTCGTCTCTGTCTAGATGAGTCACCAACGGGGACAAGGAATCCCCACTCCATTTACATCCCTGCTTGGAGGACTCTCAATTTACATTTGCACACGTATATTGTGACTTtacttaataattaaaatagtggggtctcttataatatatatagGTCCATGTTACAAATGACAAAAATATGTATTGAAGATCCTCCATTTAACATAGAGCACATGATGCTTTTAATAATTTTCCATGTTCAGGAGTAGGACTTGAGCCGGGTTTACACGTAAATTGCTCGATCCAAGTCTAATTCAGTTCCAATTATATAAGGTTAAGCTCAGACCGGATTTAGGTTTgaaaatcaaattccaaactataaACTCactttcaaaaataaaattatattattttaataaaaacttTAAGGTTTatgcttaaaaataaaaataaacaacaaaaaattCTACCAAAATaccttacaaaaaaaatattaaaataaaaaatatatatttttacttttaaattatattatgtaaaaaaatatgtataatgcttttaatattaatatatataattaatattaatataacgGTTGGAAAATGACTAACTTGGATTTATTTGTATTCATCCCAAACCTAGTCTAAAAATATACGGCTTCGACCGGACCAAATCTAATGTATATTTTCCTTGTTCAACCCCAACTAATTGAATACAAACTTGAGCAGACCAGATAGGTATTCATCCCGTGAATAAATCTAGTTATGATTGATTTATAACTAAAGAATGATAGTagcatttaaaattttaattatataaatgttTGAATGTAGTTTGTAATTAGTAATATATAAAAAGAGTATCATATAGTAtaagaataaataatttattagtctttatatttttattcaacatattgtttaatttttatatttaaataatatattgtttaatCTTTAACTTTCATTATATTCAACCGTTTAGTTTTCTATCCTCGCTTTCTTGCTTTCACTTTTGTTTTATGTTTGCTTGTCCGGATTTGTAAGCCTTCCATTCttactaaaaaaattatattcagccgtttagttttttaattatttaaataattaaacagTTCAGTTCTTCTATAAGAATTAaagtattaaataaaataaaaattaagaattaaacagtatattacagtaaaacctctatataggaatacacttgggaccagactatttgtataacaattgagatgttattactaaatagagttttataataaaaaatttcatcacataaaattttaaatttttattatagacatgcatggtttatatataatgtataacaatagacattaatggaacaaattaaatatttagaatttcaatttagagtttaggttttcaatatatagataattggaagagtttttttgggaaaaatgtaaatatcaatgagaattctaaatatttataatttcaagttgtagtttgtatttccaactcatagataatttcaatagtttttttaatattttataatttagtttgcattcttaatatatatatataattattactatatagaggcaTAGTTTGTAAAGGTGGGAtttgaaaagtgtataacaaataacgtttgggaagttattcctatttataactggctCAAATTGGAAccgaatttttttataataaaatagaggttatttCTATATAGAGTATTTTTATGTAGAGGTTTTAATATCGGAGTAACGCTAAATTTCTACTTTATCCTGCTTATAATGGTAGTAGTAGCATTTTTAGATTCTCGTTGAGTCAAAACGACGACGTGGAAGTGATTGATAGAAATGGAGGAAGCTCCTGCACCATTCTACAGCCTTCTTGCCCCTTCGCCACGCTTTAAATTCACTCTTTGTATTTTCTGTCTCGCCGGAAAGAATTGTATAATCTAAACGTCTCTTTGCTCTCTCGCCGGAGTTCTAATCACAGTGAAAATGGCCTCAAGAAGGCTAACGAAGTCCGCCTTTGCAGCCGTGAAATCATCTTCAAGAGCTTCCAAACACTCTCTCCATCAGTCTCCTTCTCTACTCTCACGTGCTCGCTCCGTCTCTGCTTCTGCATCTCCGTTTGGTAATTCTGCCGTTGCTCAATTTTTTAATAGAGTTTCTGCCGATGGCAATGTCGTCGTGGCCAATTTTTCCTCAGTCCCCTTCACTCGCTGCTTCCACTCTTCCTCTCGTCGTTTTTCCACTGCTACTAGTTCATCGCAGGTGATATATTTTCTTAGTGTTACTTGCGCGCACTCTCTGTGTATTCAATTTTATGTTTAAGTACTCTCTCTAATGGTCAACTTTGCTTCTTTTTATGCTGTTCTGTGATAGTTGGATTCTATTGGTTATGAGCTTATGATTTATTGTGGAATCTAGTTTATGAAATTTTCATTCTTAATTATGTTTTGATGAAATTTTAATTTCTATTCTTCTGTTGTAATTCTTTAGTTCAACCATGAATTTGGTGCCTTGCCTGTAGCAAATAGCAATGTTTGAGTGCATTATCATGAAAACTAAGCAGAACTCATCAGCTGTGGACAAATCAGTAGCGATAATGATGCAATTAAGTATAAATGATCTACATTGTAGCTTCTGCTGAGTTTATAATGATAGTTGGAGCATATCCTTGTCCAAATACAGAGTTCATGGAA comes from Euphorbia lathyris chromosome 8, ddEupLath1.1, whole genome shotgun sequence and encodes:
- the LOC136202442 gene encoding formin-like protein 18 isoform X2; the encoded protein is MALFRKFFYRKPPDGLLEISDRVYVFDCCFTTDTLEEDDYKVYMGGIVCQLRDYFPNSSFMVFNFREGERQSSIGNMLSEYDMTVMDYPRHYEGCPLLTMEMIHHFLRSSENWLALMQKNVLLMHCEEGGWPVLAFMLAALLIYRKNFTGEQKTLEMIYKQAPPELLKLMSPLNPVPSQLRYLQYVSRRNVGTEWPPLDRALTLDCVILRSIPNMDAEGGCRPIFRIYGQDPLMVADRSPKVLFSTPKRSKMIRHYKQGLCDLIKIDIHCHIQGDVVMECITVDSDLEQEQMIFRVMFNTAFIRSNILMVNCDEIDTLWNVKDRFPKDFRAEVLFSEMNSTSSPDTVELLGFEEKGGLPVEAFAKVQEIFSNVDWSDTRPDAAFNMLQHITTLKQNLECASPRRTDIARVQESPIEKVKYRSKLKDLELTNRNPASFSPWEQFMLSPTRAPSTNLIREKIEAQDPKTTEQDANSTLNSIQKKADSQDRQVALQRTAQSKIISPRVSKSLQPSPFNSTPSNLGISALLQDHATSNDKEAGLPPSAISSSSTNVQRPMQINQVSTLRPSQPEPASTFFSDKISAAVASPRLISTATDSSEISSDRSHLLKSSDLSITKSSSIPPSPSPPLPSFSGESPSVAERDELPAAAGKKELPSATDKKLFSAPPPPPPPCPPPPPSSKIVPGPPPPPPPILGRVSVASVLPPPPPPPPFPSSAQKGSSLDSPKQGPPAPPPPAPSLKGLSKPGGAPLSSGVGNGNVPPVPGPPSGGSFFAKGRSLLRSSPKSLGQAKKANLKPYHWLKLTRAMQGSLWAETQKSDETSKPPEFDMLELESLFSAAAPNTGSGGSPKSNRRKLKPDKVQLIELRRAYNCEIMLSKVKIPMSELMSSVLALDDSALDIDQVDNLIKFCPTKEEIELLKGYNGDKENLGKCEQFFSELMKVPRVESKLRVFSFKMQFHTQVSDLRKNLNVVNSAAEEIRSSAKLKKVMQTILSLGNALNHGTARGSAIGFRLDSLLKLTDTRARNNKMTLMHYLCKVLAEKLPELLDFAKDLRSLEAASKIQLKWLAEEMQAISKGLEKVMQELTASENDGQVSELFCSMLKSFLDSAESDVRSLALLYSSVGRNADALALYFGEDPVRCPFEQVVSTLLNFVRMFVRAHGENCKQLEYEKKMADNEKIKMNNASKKESENEKKMADNEKIKMNNASKKESEKLLQPPVKSGSVK
- the LOC136202442 gene encoding formin-like protein 18 isoform X1 — protein: MALFRKFFYRKPPDGLLKISDRVYVFDCCFTTDTLEEDDYKVYMGGIVCQLRDYFPNSSFMVFNFREGERQSSIGNMLSEYDMTVMDYPRHYEGCPLLTMEMIHHFLRSSENWLALMQKNVLLMHCEEGGWPVLAFMLAALLIYRKNFTGEQKTLEMIYKQAPPELLKLMSPLNPVPSQLRYLQYVSRRNVGTEWPPLDRALTLDCVILRSIPNMDAEGGCRPIFRIYGQDPLMVADRSPKVLFSTPKRSKMIRHYKQGLCDLIKIDIHCHIQGDVVMECITVDSDLEQEQMIFRVMFNTAFIRSNILMVNCDEIDTLWNVKDRFPKDFRAEVLFSEMNSTSSPDTVELLGFEEKGGLPVEAFAKVQEIFSNVDWSDTRPDAAFNMLQHITTLKQNLECASPRRTDIARVQESPIEKVKYRSKLKDLELTNRNPASFSPWEQFMLSPTRAPSTNLIREKIEAQDPKTTEQDANSTLNSIQKKADSQDRQVALQRTAQSKIISPRVSKSLQPSPFNSTPSNLGISALLQDHATSNDKEAGLPPSAISSSSTNVQRPMQINQVSTLRPSQPEPASTFFSDKISAAVASPRLISTATDSSEISSDRSHLLKSSDLSITKSSSIPPSPSPPLPSFSGESPSVAERDELPAAAGKKELPSATDKKLFSAPPPPPPPCPPPPPSSKIVPGPPPPPPPILGRVSVASVLPPPPPPPPFPSSAQKGSSLDSPKQGPPAPPPPAPSLKGLSKPGGAPLSSGVGNGNVPPVPGPPSGGSFFAKGRSLLRSSPKSLGQAKKANLKPYHWLKLTRAMQGSLWAETQKSDETSKPPEFDMLELESLFSAAAPNTGSGGSPKSNRRKLKPDKVQLIELRRAYNCEIMLSKVKIPMSELMSSVLALDDSALDIDQVDNLIKFCPTKEEIELLKGYNGDKENLGKCEQFFSELMKVPRVESKLRVFSFKMQFHTQVSDLRKNLNVVNSAAEEIRSSAKLKKVMQTILSLGNALNHGTARGSAIGFRLDSLLKLTDTRARNNKMTLMHYLCKVLAEKLPELLDFAKDLRSLEAASKIQLKWLAEEMQAISKGLEKVMQELTASENDGQVSELFCSMLKSFLDSAESDVRSLALLYSSVGRNADALALYFGEDPVRCPFEQVVSTLLNFVRMFVRAHGENCKQLEYEKKMADNEKIKMNNASKKESENEKKMADNEKIKMNNASKKESEKLLQPPVKSGSVK